The genomic DNA CGCGAGGCTCACCCAGTCGGAGAAGGGCGGGCGCGTGTCGCGCGGGTCGATGATCTCTTCGATGCAGGACATACTCCGGCACCCCCGCGGTTCGGATTCCTGTTACGTGGCGGTGAAGCAAGTATATCGCCAGATCGGCGGGGTCTGCCTCGTTTCGTTTAGCCACGCCGACAGGTGATAGACTCGGCGTGAGGTGCTGCCATGGAGCAGATCCGGGTCGACAAGTGGCTCTGGGCCGCCCGGTTGTTCAAGAGCCGGAGCCTGGCCGCGGCCGCCTGTGATGGAGGGAAGGTGGATGTGAACGGCCACGCGGCCAAGCCGGCGAAGACGATTCGGCCGGGCGATCTCCTCCGCGTGACGCTGCCGCGCGGGAAGAAGCTCGTCAAGGTGCTGGCGCTGACCGACAGGCGCGGCCCCGCGATGCGAGCTCAGCTCCTCTACGAGGATCTCACCCCGCCTCCGCCTCCAGAGCCCGTCCCGACGCCTCCGCCGGTCTATCGCCCTCGCGGCGTGGGCCGCCCCACCAAGCGCGAACGCCGTCTCCTCGAACGGCTCAGCCGGTGGGCCTGACCGACGGGAGCGAGATCGGGATCAGCGGAGGGCATCGTTCAGCCTGGTCAGGAGGTAGTCGAAGAGAGCGAAGTAGTCCTTCGCCTCGGGGACGCCGCCCACATGGGCGGGTAGCATGAGGACCCGGACCGGCTGCCCGGTTCGCTTTTCGACCTCACGGGCCACCGCGAGCGGGATCCGGGGGCTGTAGACCGGAGCGTGGATGATCAGCCGGGCCTGCTCCCGCACCATCGTCTCGGCCAGCTGGCGGACATCGGCAGGGGAGGGTTCGACGCCGGGCTTCGGCTCGCAGTAGCCCACCACGGTGAACCCGAAGCGCCGTGCCAGATAGGACCACGTCTTGTGGTAGGCGGCAAGCTTCTGGCCGCGGAGTGGCCTCGCTACCACTTCCCAGCGGACCAGGGCCTCATCGATTCGGCGCGAGAAGTCTTCGGCGTTTCTCTTGAAGAACTCCGCGTCCCCCGGCGAGACCCGAATCAGAGCGCGCAGGATGTTCGCCGCAACGATCCTGGCGTTTAGCGGGTCGAGGAGGTAGTGGGGATTCCCCTGGAGGTGGATCTCGCCCAGCGAGCGATCGACCGGGCCTGTCGGGATCTCGAGGACCCCAATGCCCTCGGAGGCGTCGACAAAGCCCGGGGCTCCCGGGTAGATCTTGCGGTTCCGCGCACCCTCGATGACGAGGTCCGCCCAGACGTCGGCGAAGAGGCCGATCCGGATGAAGAGGTCGGCCCGGGCGGCCTTGAGCATCCAGCTTGGAAAGACCTCTTCCACCCAGAGCTCCGGCTCCTGGTAGCCGAGGAAGAAGCTCAGCCCCTCGATCCGGCCTTTGCCGATTTCCTGCGCGATGTTGACCAGGTCGGTGGAGCTGGCCACGACTCTGAGCGTCGTGGCTTGGGCGGCCGGGACCGCCATCACCGGAACAGCCAGGCTGACGGCCGACACGCTCGTCTTGAGGAAGCCGCGCCGACTGAGGTGTATCACGGTCGCCGTCCCTCTAGAACGGACCAGGCCGTTCGTAGCCGAGCAGGAACAGCGCCTGGAGAAACAGCTCGTCGGAGGTCGGGGCGAAGTTCCGTTCACTGTGCTTGTACTGGGCACGGAGGGTCAGGAAGCGGCTGGGCTTGTAGGAGAGGATCGCCGAGCCCGCCGTCTCGATCCGGCGGGACGGCCCGATCTCTTCGCGTTCGGGGAGCTGGGAGTAGTCGAAGCGGCCTGCGACAAACCAGTTCCGCGTGAGCTGGAGCTCGCCGAGGGCGTAGAGGCCGTAGCGGTCGAGGACCTCCCGCCCCACGATGACCTCCTGGTCGTCCAGCTCGGCCTCGATGAAGCGGTCCCGCCAGGTGTAGTAGAGCTCGGTGAGGAAGTTGAACCCCCGATAGAGGCCGAAGACCGGGTGCCGGTAGTCGAACTCGAAGTGGGCGTTGAAGATCCGTGAGCGGAGTGTCGGTCGCCCGGCCTCGTCCCGGGTGTGCCCGTACGCGAATCCAGCGCCGAGCTCGATCGCCGCCGCCGGCCCCAGCTCGAAGAATGCCTCGAGCCTGCCGAAGTACGCAGGCTTCCGCGCGAAGAAGCCGGCCCGGCCACCGTGGAAGGCCTCCTCGTTGTCGCCGTTGAAGATGCCGGCCGAGAGCAGGAAGGGGACCTCGCCGAGAGCGAACGGAAGCTCGGCGCGAATCCCGGTGTCGATCCACCCATCGCCCTCCTTGCCGAAGAGGTTCGTGATGACGTTCGGCGGATCCACCTCGGGGAACTCCTCGGGGTCGGAGTCGTTGAACTCGCCGAAGCCGGTCCTGAACTTCCCGAGCTTCGCCCCCAACCTGAACGGGAGTCGGGTCAGCGTCAGGATTCCTTCCTCCAGCTCAACCTCTACGTCCCCGCCGAAGGTCTGCTGGGCGGAGATGATGCCCTCAAACGTCGCAAACGGATCCACAGCCGAGCGGAGACCCAGCTCGACCTCCCGGAAGTTGAAGCGGTTTCGTCGGGCGAAGAACTCCTCGTCGGCTCGCTCCTCCCCCAGCTCGGCTTCCAGCCGCTTGCGGTTCCTGAAGGTGTGGTTGTAGATGAAGTTCCCTTCGATGCGAACCTCAGGCAGAAGCGCGATCCACGGCGGGATGCCTGGCCGTCCCGGTTGAGGCGGCGACGGGTCCTTCGCCAAGGGGGCCGGCGCGGGTTGTGCCGCCGGCGAGGCGGCGCCCGGTCGCGTTCCGGGCGGCGTGGCGGGTGCCGGCTCGACGCGCTGGCGCGCGGCCAACGCCTCGATTTGCTCCTGCTGTCTCAGGATCAGCGCGTGCTGCGCCTTGACCGTCTCCCGAAGCTCGCGAAGGGCCTGCTTGAGTTCCAGAACTTCCTGTTCCAACGCGTCCCCTCCCGGTCGTTGGGCTCCACCGGGCGCGGGGAAGGCGAGGAGAAGCGCCGCGGCGACGCCAGCG from Candidatus Rokuibacteriota bacterium includes the following:
- a CDS encoding metal ABC transporter permease, which gives rise to MLEALQHSFFQHALAAGTLVAAMCSFLGVYVVLRRIVFLSIALAQIASAGVALGFLVHVPPLFTALAASLAGAAGLARTAQRRRVPTEAVLGIAYVLAAALAVIFVAKNPLGEARALNMFFGNILSVPTAELLALAVVVPLIGLVHLLFAKEFLFVSFDFETARAHGVNARLWDLVLLLTLALAVALAIKTTGVLVTFALLVVPATTARLLVNRIAPMFGLAVGFGVATVPIGLTLALRFNLPTGSAIAATSACLLIVVALARQLTAAGLRAATAAGVAAALLLAFPAPGGAQRPGGDALEQEVLELKQALRELRETVKAQHALILRQQEQIEALAARQRVEPAPATPPGTRPGAASPAAQPAPAPLAKDPSPPQPGRPGIPPWIALLPEVRIEGNFIYNHTFRNRKRLEAELGEERADEEFFARRNRFNFREVELGLRSAVDPFATFEGIISAQQTFGGDVEVELEEGILTLTRLPFRLGAKLGKFRTGFGEFNDSDPEEFPEVDPPNVITNLFGKEGDGWIDTGIRAELPFALGEVPFLLSAGIFNGDNEEAFHGGRAGFFARKPAYFGRLEAFFELGPAAAIELGAGFAYGHTRDEAGRPTLRSRIFNAHFEFDYRHPVFGLYRGFNFLTELYYTWRDRFIEAELDDQEVIVGREVLDRYGLYALGELQLTRNWFVAGRFDYSQLPEREEIGPSRRIETAGSAILSYKPSRFLTLRAQYKHSERNFAPTSDELFLQALFLLGYERPGPF
- a CDS encoding zinc ABC transporter substrate-binding protein, coding for MIHLSRRGFLKTSVSAVSLAVPVMAVPAAQATTLRVVASSTDLVNIAQEIGKGRIEGLSFFLGYQEPELWVEEVFPSWMLKAARADLFIRIGLFADVWADLVIEGARNRKIYPGAPGFVDASEGIGVLEIPTGPVDRSLGEIHLQGNPHYLLDPLNARIVAANILRALIRVSPGDAEFFKRNAEDFSRRIDEALVRWEVVARPLRGQKLAAYHKTWSYLARRFGFTVVGYCEPKPGVEPSPADVRQLAETMVREQARLIIHAPVYSPRIPLAVAREVEKRTGQPVRVLMLPAHVGGVPEAKDYFALFDYLLTRLNDALR
- a CDS encoding RNA-binding S4 domain-containing protein, with the translated sequence MEQIRVDKWLWAARLFKSRSLAAAACDGGKVDVNGHAAKPAKTIRPGDLLRVTLPRGKKLVKVLALTDRRGPAMRAQLLYEDLTPPPPPEPVPTPPPVYRPRGVGRPTKRERRLLERLSRWA